In a single window of the Scophthalmus maximus strain ysfricsl-2021 chromosome 18, ASM2237912v1, whole genome shotgun sequence genome:
- the LOC118290708 gene encoding probable G-protein coupled receptor 139 — MALLQELACELLPGGEMEGASVNIFVTVQKIYYPLLCIMGIPANLFTFYMICFRKCGMSNTAIIYLSCLAIVDTFYLVWVILIDLTLTFWLLQPFWHSHPWCGILGFLQYGSLYSSSWIVVTFTIERYLVLRSTAAKRHFSQAWITKLTCISIVLLSHLVSVPLGWINIVTPVSFPVNGENVTLPRCHYHDETYTTIIVWITTFLSGGIPIVLVIIFNYLIGYHLCRASNLFTKEELRVMHGRSTRGMLRRTILLLGTVSVSFVVLSLPRFVTYCILRTKYNNENFDRNDYRIPINVAGDLANMLQNLNSTTNFLLYCMVSRRFRRELVQVVTCKSKARELGSVLTHTIMNVFSVVDHKTSPASHPVTVVLTSLKQTE, encoded by the exons ATGGCTTTATTGCAGGAATTAGCATGTGAGCTATTGCCTGGTGGTGAAATGGAGGGAGCCAGCGTCAACATCTTTGTCACTGTTCAGAAGATCTACTACCCTTTACTTTGCATCATGGGTATTCCAG CCAACCTCTTCACATTCTATATGATTTGCTTCCGAAAATGTGGGATGTCCAACACAGCCATCATTTACCTGAGCTGTCTGGCCATTGTGGACACCTTTTACTTGGTATGGGTGATCCTCATTGACTTGACCCTCACCTTCTGGCTGCTGCAGCCCTTCTGGCATTCCCACCCGTGGTGTGGCATCCTGGGATTCCTGCAGTATGGATCCCTCTACAGCTCCTCCTGGATCGTGGTGACATTCACCATAGAACGTTATCTTGTCCTCCGCAGCACAGCAGCCAAGCGGCACTTCTCCCAGGCCTGGATTACTAAATTGACCTGTATTTCTATTGTCCTGTTGTCACATCTTGTCTCTGTGCCACTTGGCTGGATCAATATTGTCActcctgtttcctttcctgTAAATGGGGAGAATGTGACTCTTCCAAGGTGTCATTACCATGATGAGACCTACACTACTATTATAGTGTGGATCACCACTTTCCTCTCTGGGGGAATTCCAATTGTGTTGGTCATCATTTTCAACTACCTCATTGGATATCATCTTTGCCGTGCCAGCAACCTCTTCACCAAGGAGGAGCTTCGCGTCATGCACGGGAGGAGCACCAGGGGCATGTTGAGGAGGACCATCCTGTTGCTGGGCactgtctctgtttcctttgtCGTTCTCAGCCTTCCTCGCTTTGTCACATACTGCATCCTGAGAACCAAGTACAACAACGAGAACTTCGACAGGAATGACTATAGAATCCCTATCAATGTGGCCGGAGACTTAGCCAACATGCTGCAGAACCTTAACTCCACCACTAACTTCCTGCTCTACTGTATGGTCAGCCGGCGTTTTAGACGAGAGCTGGTCCAGGTGGTGACTTGTAAGTCAAAGGCACGTGAGCTTGGCTCTGTTCTCACCCACACTATCATGAATGTCTTCTCAGTTGTGGATCATAAGACCTCACCAGCCAGCCACCCAGTGACTGTGGTACTTACCAGTCTCAAACAGACAGAGTAG